In Horticoccus luteus, the following proteins share a genomic window:
- a CDS encoding type I restriction-modification system subunit M, whose translation MTDTNQKKLGSTLWGIADQLRGAMDADDFRDYMLSFLFLRYLSDNYETAAKKELGKDYPALPADDRRVPLALWYANNPDDIPAFEKQMRRKVHYVIQPAHLWNSIAGMARTQNPELLNTLQAGFKYIQDESFESTFEGLFSEIDLASPKLGKVYADRNAKLCTIIQKIAEGLNEFSTDIDALGDAYEYLIGQFAAGSGKKAGEFYTPQQISDILSTIVTLDSQSPDQGPKKRLESVLDFACGSGSLLLNVRKRMGPQGIGKIYGQEKNITTYNLARMNMLLHGVKDTEFEIYHGDTLTNEWDILRELNPAKKPSFDAIVANPPFSYRWEPTDALGDDVRFKNHGLAPKSAADFAFLLHGFHYLKDEGVMAIILPHGVLFRGGAEERIRTKLLKDGHIDTVIGLPANLFYSTGIPVCILVLKKCKKPDDVLFINAAEHFVKGKRQNQLTPEHIAKIIETYKFRKEEPRYSRRVEMAEIEKNEFNLNISRYISTATADEEIDLATVHSELLGLDTKIRAATEKHNDYLKELGLPTLP comes from the coding sequence ATGACCGACACCAACCAAAAGAAGCTGGGCTCCACCCTCTGGGGCATCGCCGACCAACTGCGCGGGGCGATGGATGCGGACGACTTCCGCGACTACATGCTGTCCTTCCTCTTCCTGCGCTATCTCTCGGATAATTACGAGACGGCGGCCAAGAAGGAACTCGGCAAAGACTATCCCGCGCTGCCGGCCGACGACCGCCGCGTGCCGCTGGCCCTGTGGTATGCCAACAACCCGGACGACATCCCCGCCTTCGAGAAGCAGATGCGCCGCAAGGTTCACTACGTCATCCAGCCCGCGCATCTCTGGAACAGCATCGCCGGCATGGCCCGTACCCAAAACCCGGAGCTGCTCAACACGCTCCAAGCGGGCTTCAAATACATCCAGGACGAATCCTTCGAGAGCACCTTTGAAGGCCTCTTTTCCGAGATCGATCTCGCTTCGCCCAAACTCGGCAAGGTCTATGCCGACCGAAACGCCAAGCTCTGCACCATCATCCAGAAAATCGCCGAGGGCCTGAACGAGTTCTCCACCGACATCGACGCGCTGGGCGATGCCTACGAATACCTGATCGGCCAGTTCGCCGCCGGGTCCGGCAAGAAGGCGGGCGAATTCTACACCCCGCAGCAGATTTCCGACATCCTCTCCACCATCGTCACGCTCGACAGCCAATCTCCCGACCAAGGCCCCAAGAAGCGCCTCGAAAGCGTGCTCGATTTCGCCTGCGGCTCCGGCTCCCTGCTGCTCAACGTCCGCAAGCGCATGGGCCCGCAAGGCATCGGCAAGATCTACGGTCAGGAAAAGAACATCACCACCTACAACCTCGCCCGCATGAACATGCTGCTGCACGGGGTGAAGGATACGGAGTTCGAAATCTACCACGGCGACACCCTCACCAACGAGTGGGACATCCTCCGCGAGCTGAACCCTGCGAAAAAACCCAGCTTCGACGCCATCGTCGCCAATCCGCCCTTCAGCTACCGCTGGGAGCCAACCGACGCCCTGGGTGACGACGTTCGGTTCAAGAACCACGGCCTCGCCCCCAAGTCCGCCGCCGACTTCGCCTTCCTCCTCCACGGCTTCCACTACCTCAAAGACGAAGGCGTGATGGCCATCATCCTGCCCCACGGCGTGCTCTTCCGTGGCGGTGCCGAAGAACGCATCCGCACCAAGCTGCTCAAAGACGGCCACATCGACACCGTCATCGGCCTGCCCGCGAACCTCTTTTATTCCACGGGCATCCCGGTCTGCATCCTCGTCCTCAAAAAGTGCAAGAAGCCCGACGACGTGCTCTTCATCAACGCCGCCGAGCACTTCGTAAAAGGCAAACGCCAGAACCAACTCACGCCGGAGCACATCGCCAAGATCATCGAGACCTACAAGTTTCGGAAAGAAGAGCCCCGCTATTCCCGCCGGGTGGAGATGGCCGAGATCGAGAAGAACGAGTTCAACCTAAACATCTCCCGCTACATCAGCACGGCGACCGCCGACGAGGAAATCGACCTCGCAACGGTCCACAGCGAACTGCTCGGCTTGGACACGAAAATCCGAGCCGCGACCGAAAAACACAACGACTACCTCAAGGAGCTCGGCCTGCCGACCCTGCCGTAA
- a CDS encoding DUF3175 domain-containing protein has translation MKTTRKSTGSSSRRGASASKGRAPAKRRAAKRRTPRDGRKWSAKVTRTSDAMTLEKDIFKSNDPKKIARSVKRSSEHSHRRKTNPYRSAVSMISFFENRAGSNLSASKRRTLQAAKQELKKAFHRE, from the coding sequence ATGAAAACGACTCGAAAGTCTACCGGTTCATCGTCGCGTCGGGGTGCGTCCGCGAGCAAGGGCCGTGCGCCGGCGAAACGGCGGGCGGCGAAACGTCGGACGCCGCGCGACGGGCGGAAGTGGTCGGCGAAGGTCACGCGCACGAGCGATGCGATGACGCTCGAGAAGGATATTTTCAAAAGCAACGACCCGAAGAAGATCGCGCGGTCGGTGAAGCGATCGTCGGAACACAGTCATCGGCGGAAGACGAATCCTTACCGCTCGGCGGTTTCGATGATCAGCTTTTTCGAAAATCGGGCGGGCTCGAATCTCTCGGCGTCCAAACGGCGCACGCTGCAGGCGGCGAAGCAGGAATTGAAGAAGGCGTTTCACCGCGAGTGA
- a CDS encoding VOC family protein, translating to MPTPHPKNTICLWFDKDALDAARFYAATFPDSQVTAVHQAPGDYPSGKAGDILTVEFTVCGIPCLGLNGGPAFPHSEAFSFQIATDTQEETDRYWNAIVANGGQESACGWCKDRWGLSWQITPRVLTDAFTAGGAEARRAFEAMMEMGKIDIAKIEAARRG from the coding sequence ATGCCCACGCCCCATCCCAAAAACACCATCTGCCTCTGGTTCGATAAAGACGCGCTCGACGCCGCACGCTTTTACGCCGCCACCTTCCCCGACAGCCAAGTCACCGCCGTCCATCAGGCGCCCGGCGATTATCCGTCGGGCAAGGCGGGCGATATCCTCACGGTCGAGTTCACCGTCTGCGGCATTCCCTGTCTCGGCCTCAACGGCGGTCCGGCCTTCCCGCACTCCGAAGCCTTTTCGTTTCAAATCGCCACCGACACGCAGGAGGAAACCGATCGCTATTGGAACGCCATCGTCGCCAACGGCGGCCAGGAAAGCGCCTGCGGTTGGTGCAAAGACCGCTGGGGCCTTTCCTGGCAGATCACTCCCCGCGTGCTCACCGACGCCTTCACTGCCGGCGGCGCGGAAGCCAGACGAGCCTTCGAAGCCATGATGGAGATGGGCAAAATCGACATCGCCAAAATCGAAGCCGCCCGCCGCGGCTGA